CGTTTTTATCAATAGAATACATTCTTAGAAGCCCTTTTTCAACAAAAAAAGTATTACGGCACACTTCGCCTTCCTGCAAAAGCATTTCGTGCTTCCCCACTTTTTTCATTTCATACTGAATGCTGCATAAATTTACTTTTTCAGCAGGAACTTCAAAAACTTTTGCTAAATATTCGTTTATATTACTCATAAAATCTGGCTTAAAGAAATATCCTGATGTGATGCATTATTGATGGCTTTTCCGTTTTCAAAAACAATTAATTGCGGGCTTTCGTGACGAATTCCGAAATCTTCAGCAATTTTGTTGGAAATTGGTCTGAAAGCCAAAAGATCAAGAAAATAAAAACTTACATTTTGTTCGTCTGAATTTTCAATTTCTTTTTCAAAATTTTTCAAAACCGTTTTGCTTATAAAACAGCTTGTAGAATGTTTGAAAATGGCTACTCTATTTTCATAAGACTGTTTGATTGCTTTTTCTAAATCTTCTTCAGACTTTATTGTTTTCCAGAAAGATTTTGTTTCTCCCTGTTCCTGTTTTCCGCCAAATATTTTATCTAAAAAACTCATACATTAAATTGTTTTAAATGGTGATTGAGGTGTTTATATTCCATAAATCCCCAATCTTTTTCTTTCATTTCACCAAAAAGCTCATGGCGATTTGGCAAATGATGATTTTCGTAAGCAAGATAATACTCGTCTAACCTTTTTAAAAGATTGTTTCTTGCTTCTTCAAAGTTACATTCAAAATTAACGATTACTTTTCTAAAAGTAGGCATATTTCGGGGAATTCCGTTATTGAAAATCTGCATTTCTCTTTTCACAAAAATTCCGATTGATTTGAATAGAAAATTGATTGGCGGAAGAGTGATCTTCTTTAATGCAATCTGTAAGATCAAATCACAATGAACGAGCATTTGAGAAACATCCATGCTTCCCCACTTTCTTTCTGAAGTTTCTGAAAGCTGAGCAATTCTCTGCTTAATTTCGTTAAGATCGTTCTCGTTATGAAGGCTTTTCACTACCAGTTTTTTTCTTTCTTCAGATTTTCAATATGTGCAAAATGATGATTGCAATGCCAAACATAATTCGCAAGGTAAACTCTCAGATCATAACTTTCGTTGTGTTCAGGATGATGAAAAGTTCTTTCAAACTGTTTATTGGTCATTGCTTTTAATAAAACAGTCCATCTTTGATGAGTTCCTTTTATAATTCTCATCGCAGGTTTTATCGGCATATTTACGCTATCTTGAAGCTCTGCAAATTTTGCTTCGTCGTAAGGTTTTATTGTAGGGTTTTCTTCCGTAAGCGCCAATTTTAAACGGATAAGACTGTTCATGTGACTGTCTGCAATGTGATTGACAAGCTGTCTCACTGTCCAGCCGCCTTCTCTGTATTGTGTATCTAATTGATCTTCGTTAAAGTCTTCAATTAAATTTTTTAATTTGTCTGGAAAATTTTTGATGACTTTAATATATTCTGTGAGTGTAATATCGCAGATGTTTTCAGGAGTTTCAAAGCGACCTATCGGAAATCTTTTCTGTTCTAAAATGTCCATTTTCAATGATAATATTTTAATGATTTGATCAAAATTAATTTATAAATAGTTTAATATTAAGTCTGTTTAAATTTAACCACAAAAGGAACAAAAGACAATTATGATGCTATTATTAGATAATCGAAGTTCTCAAAAGAATAAAAAATCAAAGATTTTTAAAGAGCTTTTGTGTACTTTTTTCTTTATACTCATTAAAAAATATCTAAATCTTTTGTCTCTTTTGTGTTTAATTAAAACTACTTCTTTCCAATCTGCAAAATCCGCTCAAATCTGCGAGAAAAATATTTAAATATTAATAGCCATGCAAATTAATATCCTCCGTTCTTTGCAAAGTAACTTTTCTTCCCATTTTCTTTTGTATCACTCTGAAATGCTGCAATTCGTCATCTGTTAAAATTGAAATCGCTGTTCCTTTTTCGCCTGCGCGACCCGT
Above is a genomic segment from Chryseobacterium mulctrae containing:
- the ytxJ gene encoding bacillithiol system redox-active protein YtxJ; the protein is MSFLDKIFGGKQEQGETKSFWKTIKSEEDLEKAIKQSYENRVAIFKHSTSCFISKTVLKNFEKEIENSDEQNVSFYFLDLLAFRPISNKIAEDFGIRHESPQLIVFENGKAINNASHQDISLSQIL
- a CDS encoding YfiT family bacillithiol transferase, producing MDILEQKRFPIGRFETPENICDITLTEYIKVIKNFPDKLKNLIEDFNEDQLDTQYREGGWTVRQLVNHIADSHMNSLIRLKLALTEENPTIKPYDEAKFAELQDSVNMPIKPAMRIIKGTHQRWTVLLKAMTNKQFERTFHHPEHNESYDLRVYLANYVWHCNHHFAHIENLKKEKNW